Within the Mumia flava genome, the region CTGGTCTCGCTCGTGCCCGGTAGTCTCCTGATCGAGGCGTCGCGGCGCACCTGGACGCTGCAGGTGCACCTGCTCGGGGTCGACGACGAGGACGCCGTCGAGCGGGGACGGCAGAGCATCCTGGCGCAGGAGGCACGGGTCGTGCGGGCGTTCGGGACGGCGGAGGAGATCGCGGCGCTCGACGTGACGGTGCCCGGCGTGAGCCCGCCGCCCGACGCGCAGCACCCGCCCGACGACGGGGGTGAGAGCCGATGAGCGTGACCCTGGTCGCGGTCTGGGTCGCCGGCGTGATGCTCGCGATCGCCGCTCTGCTGTGCGTGGTCCGCACAGCGATCGGGCCGACCATGGCGAACCGCGCGATCGCCGTCGACACCCTGGTCGCGGTGCTGGTCTGCGCACTCGGGCTGGAGGCCGCGTACAACCGGCACACCGACACGCTGCCCATCCTCGTCGTGCTGTCGCTGGTCGGCGTGGTCGGGTCGGTGAGCATCGCCCGCTTCGCCGTCGCCGACGACGACGAGATGGCGGAGGAGTCCGGCGAGACTGCGGAAGGGGCCTCGGATGAGCCTCGGTGAGGTGACCGATGCGATCGCCGTCGTCTGCCTGCTGCTCGGTGCGGCGCTGTCGCTGGTCGCCGCGATCGGCGTGCTGCGGTTCTCGAACCTCTTCAGCCGGATGCACGCGGCGACCAAGCCGCAGACCCTCGGCCTGCTGCTCGTCCTGGCCGGGATCGCGCTGCGCCTGGACGACTGGCGCGACGTCGGGCTGGTCCTCCTGGTCGCGCTCTTCCAGCTGCTCACGGTCCCGGTGTCGTCCCACATGCTGGGGCGCGCGACCTACCGGGCGGGTGACCCCGAGGAGGAGAACCTGCTGGTGGACGAGCGGATGCCCCGGCCGGGCGGGAGCAGCCGCCGCGACGGGTGAGTCACCCGGCGACCGCGGACAGCAGGGCCTCCGCTCCAGGGGTGAGCGCCTCGCCGTCGCGCCACACCGCGGTCAGGGGGCGCGTCAGGTCCATCCCGTCGACCCGGACCTCGATCAGCCGGCCGGACTCCAGGTCCGCAGCGAGCGCCCGCTCCGACAGCACGACCGGGCCGATCCCGGTCGCGGCCGACGAGGCGAGCGCGGTGTTCGAGCCGAGCACGAGCCCCGGGCGGAGGTCCTCTCCGACGGCGGCCAACGCGGCTTCGAGCGTGTCGCGTGTGCCGGACCCCTGCTCACGCACGAGCACGCCGCCGTCGGCGAGATCCCCGGGTCGCACCGACGCGTCCGTGCCGGACCACCGGTGGCCGGGCGCGACGGCGACCGCGAGCCGGTCGATCCCCACGCGGCGCTTGCGCAGGTCGCTGCGCACGGTCGGTGACTCGACGAACCCGATGTCCGCGTCCCCCGCGGCCACGATCGCGCCCACGTCCGCGGAGTTGTGGACCTCCAGAGACACGAACAGGTCCGGCTCCCGCTCGTAGAGCCGGGCCAGCCAGGCCGACGCGTAGCACTCCGCGATCGTCATGCTGACCGCGGCGCGGACCGCGGCCGTACGCCCGGCGCGCAGCCCGCGGACGGATGCGCGGAAGTCGTCCGCGGCGCCGAGCAGCCGGTCGGCCCACTCGACGACCGTCCGTCCGCCCGCGGTCAGCGTCGTCCCTCGCGGGGTGCGGACCAGCAGCGCGACGCCGAGTCGCCGCTCGAGGGCCGCCATCCGTCGGCTGACGCTCGGCTGGGTCATCCCGCGCAGCTCGGCGGCCCGCCCGATGCTCCCGGCCTCGGCCACGCCCACCAGCAGCGCCAGGTCCTCCAGGTCGGGCCACGCCTCAGTCATGCAGCCAGCGTATGACCCGATGCCCAATCGACCCCTACTGCGGGGGTGGAGCCGGAGGGAGGCTGGACGTCGTGACCGTCCCCGCCCTCAGCCCGCCCGCCGCCGCGCCGGGCCACGCTCCCGCCCGTACGGAGGCCGCCGCGCGCGCCCGTACCTCCGGGGGGCCCGGGCGCGACCGGGGCGGACGCTGGACCGGGCTCACCGTGCTCGCCGTCGGGGTCGCGGCAGCGATGCTCGCGCACCGGCTCGTCGACGCGGTCGGGCTGCTGACGTGGGCGATCCTGTTCGGTGTGGTCGCGGCGAACGCGCGCGCGATCCCGGACTCGGCCCGCCCCACCGTCGACGCGGCCACGCGACGGCTGCTGCGCGCCGGGATCGTGCTGCTCGGGCTGTCGCTGTCGGTCGGCTCGATCGTGGCGCTCGGACTCCCGCTGATCCTGCTCGTCGTCATCACGCTGTCGACCACGCTCGTCGTGACGACCTGGCTCGGTCGCCGCCTCGGACTGCCCGGGCCGCAGGCGCTGCTGATCGGCACGGGCTTCGCCATCTGCGGTGCGTCGGCGATCGCGGCGATGCGCGAGAACGCCGACGCCGACGAGGACGACGTGGCGGTGGCGGTGGCGATGGTGACGCTCTTCGGAAGCGTGATGATGGTG harbors:
- a CDS encoding monovalent cation/H+ antiporter complex subunit F; protein product: MSVTLVAVWVAGVMLAIAALLCVVRTAIGPTMANRAIAVDTLVAVLVCALGLEAAYNRHTDTLPILVVLSLVGVVGSVSIARFAVADDDEMAEESGETAEGASDEPR
- the mnhG gene encoding monovalent cation/H(+) antiporter subunit G — encoded protein: MSLGEVTDAIAVVCLLLGAALSLVAAIGVLRFSNLFSRMHAATKPQTLGLLLVLAGIALRLDDWRDVGLVLLVALFQLLTVPVSSHMLGRATYRAGDPEEENLLVDERMPRPGGSSRRDG
- a CDS encoding LysR family transcriptional regulator; the encoded protein is MTEAWPDLEDLALLVGVAEAGSIGRAAELRGMTQPSVSRRMAALERRLGVALLVRTPRGTTLTAGGRTVVEWADRLLGAADDFRASVRGLRAGRTAAVRAAVSMTIAECYASAWLARLYEREPDLFVSLEVHNSADVGAIVAAGDADIGFVESPTVRSDLRKRRVGIDRLAVAVAPGHRWSGTDASVRPGDLADGGVLVREQGSGTRDTLEAALAAVGEDLRPGLVLGSNTALASSAATGIGPVVLSERALAADLESGRLIEVRVDGMDLTRPLTAVWRDGEALTPGAEALLSAVAG
- a CDS encoding YeiH family protein, which translates into the protein MTVPALSPPAAAPGHAPARTEAAARARTSGGPGRDRGGRWTGLTVLAVGVAAAMLAHRLVDAVGLLTWAILFGVVAANARAIPDSARPTVDAATRRLLRAGIVLLGLSLSVGSIVALGLPLILLVVITLSTTLVVTTWLGRRLGLPGPQALLIGTGFAICGASAIAAMRENADADEDDVAVAVAMVTLFGSVMMVALPMLQGPLGLSDAQLGVWAGAGVQEVGQVVGAAGAAGATAVGVAVVVKLTRVLLLAPVVAGVSVVQRLRVRRAATSSDRASLPPVAPLFVVGFLACVALRSLGLVPDAALAPIAHVQDVALAAALFGMGTAVHLPSLVRSGGRAAVVATASTLLVGTLALAGAIALG